From Mumia sp. ZJ1417:
GTACGACGTCCTCAGCGAGGGTGGCACAGCCGGCCACGAGGTCCGCGAGCCGATCCGCGACGCCGACCCGTTCCTCGCGGGCTTCGCCTCGGTCGACGACCGCAAGACCTTGGTCGACGAGCTCACGCACGTCGTGGCCTCGGGCGGCTCGGTCGACTACGAGCTCCTCAGCGGCGAGGAGATCCGGTCCTTGGAGCCGACTCTCGGCAACGGGGTCCAGGCCGGCGTACGGATGCTGGGCCAGCGTTTCGTCAACCCGCCGGCGTACGTGGCGTCGCTCGCGGACTCGGTGGTGCAGCGCGGGGCCGACCTGGTCGCGGGCTTCGACGTCGCCGACGTGGTCGACCTCGGGACGCAGGGCGTCGACGTCGTGGCGAGGACCGGGGAGAGGGTGCGTGCGGACGCGGTCGTCCTGGCCACCGGGACCTGGCTCGGCGACCTCGCCCGCGCGTACGGCGTCAAGCGCGTCGTGCAGGCGGGCCGTGGCTACAGCTTCACCGTGGTCCCTGACGAGATGCCCAAGAACCCGATCTACTTCCCGGTCCAGCGCGTGGCCTGCACGCCGCTCGGCGATCGGCTGCGCGTCGCCGGGATGATGGAGTTCCGCCGCCCGGACGCGCCTCTCGACCCGCGCCGGATCAACGCGATCGTCGAGGCTGCCCGGCCGATGTTCACCGGGGTCGACTGGACCGCACGTCGCGAGGAGTGGGTCGGCTCCCGCCCCTGCACCGCCGACGGGCTGCCGCTCGTCGGGGCCACGCGGTCACCGCGGGTGCACGTCGCGGGCGGGCACGGAATGTGGGGCATCGCCCTCGGGCCGCTGACCGGCCGGATGGTCGCCGACGGCCTCACCGGCCACACCGTTCCGTCGTACGCACGCCGTCTCGACCCGCTGCGCTGACGGCCGGCATCCTCCCCGTACCGACGAGTGGCGGCGGGCTAGCATCGCGACCATGCTGATCGCCGAAGACCTCGTCCTGCTGGTCACCGACGACGAGACCGGCAAGAAGGCGTCGACCGGTACGGGGCTGGACGCCGCGCTCGGTGGCGCGATCCTCATGGAGCTCGCGCTGCGGGGACGCGTCGAGGTCGAGGGCGAGGGGCGCAAGGCGAAGGTCGTCGTCCGTGACGGCGGGCCGACCGGTGAGCCGCTCCTCGATGACGCGGTCGCGCGGCTGTCTTCGGGCGAGCCGCTCGCCCCCAGAAGTGCGGTGGCACTGCTGGGCAAGAAGGCCCAGGAACGCCTTCACGACAGCCTGGTCGGGCGTGGCATCCTCCGTCGCGAGGAGGGGCGGGTCCTCGGGATCTTCCCGGTGACGCGGTGGCCGGCGGCGGACTCGGCTCATGAGTCCGCGCTGCGTACGCAGCTGCACGACGTGCTCGTCGTCGGAGTCGACCCGACTCCCGAGGTCGCCGCGACGATCTCGCTCCTCCACGCCGCGGACCTTCTCGGCACCGTCGTCGACAGGGCGGATCGCAAGGTCGCCAAGCAGCGCGCGAAGGAGATCGAGTCGGTCGCCTGGGCCAGCGCCGGCGTGCGCCAGGTCGTGGAGGCGGCCAACGCCGCCGTGCTCGTGGCCGTCATGGCGGCGACGACCGCGACGGCAGCGAGCTCGGGCAGCGGTTGAGGCACGTCAGGACCCGCCGTTGACAATTCGGTCGATTCGCCGTGAGGGCTCCGGCGTCTGATCCGAGTCGGTATGCTCGGCGCGGAGCATCTGGTCGTGGTCACCGTCGACCGCGTACGCGCCCTCGCTCGGGCGTGGTCGGCTGAACGGAGGATTCGACCCATGGCGTTTCTGCTGCGCATCGAGCTTCCCGACGTTCCGGGGTCGCTCGGCGCTGTCGCGACGGCCCTCGGTGAAGCCGGCGCGGACATCCACGCGATCGAGATCGTCGAGCACCGCAATGACGGCAAGGCCGTCGACGATGTGCTGCTCGAGCTCCCCGTGACGACCATGCCGGACCAGCTCATCACCGCCTGCCACCGGCTCGACAGCGTCCGGGTGCAGTGGATCTCGCGCTACAACGCGGGTGCCAACCTCTCGATGGACCTCGAGGCCGTCGAGGCGTTCACCGCCGAGCCCGCACGCGCCGTGGAGAGCCTCGTCGATCGCATCCCGGAGACGTTCCGGGCCGACTGGGCGATGCTCGTCGCGCGCGGCGGCAGTGGCAACGGGCTGCTCCACGCCACGTCGACGGCGCCCGAGACCGTGCCCGAGGTCGACAAGTGGTTCGCGCTCGACCACGCGCAGCGTCTCAGCCCAGTCGCCGAGTGGGGCTCGATGGTGCTCGCCGGCGCACCTGTGCCCAAGCGCGACGCGGTGGTCGTCTTCGGGCGGCACGGCGGACCGCCCGTGCTCGATTCCGAGCTCGCCCGTCTGGGCCACATCGTCGCGCTGGCGGCGTCGGTCGGCACCACCACCTGACCTCGTACGCACCAGAGCCCGGTGTCCGGCCCCCGGATGCGGGGCCGGACACCGGGCCCGGGTGCCGTCCTATGCCTTGTCGGTGACCGGCACGTGGCCGGAGTGGTTGCGGCCCAGTGCGGCCACCTCCGCCTCCATCGCGGGGACCGTCTTCTTGACCATCCGCCTGGCGATCGGCTCGGCGAGGGCGGACGACACGAGCGGCTTGGTGAGGTTGGCGACGACGACGCCGCGCGGGACGTACACGCGACGCTTCTTCTTGGCGATGCCGTGGCAGATCGCGGTGACGCAGTCCTCGAGCGTCGTCGTGCCGTTGGCGGGCCACGGCAGCTTGCTGCGGATCGCCTTGAAGCTCGGCAGATCGGCCTCGGCACCCCGCACGATGTCGGTGTCGATCCACGACGGGTGACAGACCCCGACCTTCACGCCGTGGACCCACATCTCCTGTCGCGTCGCGAGCGCGAGCGCCTCGACCCCGGCCTTGCTGGCGTTGTACGGGGCGAGGCCGGCGAGCGGGGTGAACGCGGCGAGCGACGAGACGACGAGGAGGTAGCCCTTGGTGTCGATGACGTGCGGGATCGTCGCGCGAAGTGTGCGGAAGACCCCGTTGAGGTTCACGTCGACAACCCGCTCGAATGCCTCGGGGTCGATCTGGCGGACCGTGCCGTACGAGGCGATGCCGGCGTTGGCGAGGACGTCGTCGATACGGCCGAAGTGAGTGGCGGCGGCGTTGACGGCGGTCGTGACGGCATTGGTGTCGCGGACGTCAGCCTCCCACCAGGCCGCCGCGTCGCCGAGCTCGGCGGCGAGCGACTTGAGCTCGTCGGGCTCGAGCCCGATCAGCGCGACACGGCCCCCGCGACGGACGTACTCGCGGGCGACACCTGCGCCGATGCCGCGCGCGGCACCGGTGACGACAGCAACCCTGCCGGTGAACGTGGAGGTCATGGGAGCAAGATACCGACGGTATCCGAGATGCGCCACCCTCGATGTCGCATCCTGGATGCACCGAACGGTCGGGTCCCGTGCGTACGGATCCCGGCCGGTCGACGTGAGCTACTCGCTACAGCGCCTTGAGGATGTCCTCGACCCGCTCCTTGGCGTCACCGAAGAGCATCTGGGTGTTCTCCCGGAAGAACAGCGGGTTCTGGACCCCGGCGTAGCCGGCGGCCATCGACCGCTTGAACACGATGACGTTCTCGGCCTCCCAGACGCGTAGCACCGGCATGCCGGCGAGCGGGCTGGTCGGATCCTCCGCCGCGGCCGGGTTGACGGTGTCGTTGGCGCCGATGACCAGGACGACCGACGTGTGGGCGAGGTCGTCGTTGATCTCGTCCATCTCCAGCACGATGTCGTACGGGACCTTGGCCTCGGCCAGGAGCACGTTCATGTGCCCGGGCAGACGGCCCGCGACGGGGTGGACGCCGAAGCGGACCTCGATGCCACGGTCGCGCAGCTTGCGGACGAGGTCGGCCACCGGGTACTGGGCTTGCGCGACGGCCATGCCGTACCCGGGCGTGATGACGACCGACCGTGCGTTGGTCAGCAGATCGGCGGCGTCGGCGGCGTTGGTCTCGCGGTGCTCGCCGTAGTCGGTCGCATCGTTCGTGGAGGCCTCGATGCCGAAGCCGCCTGCGATGACGGAGAGGAACGAGCGGTTCATCGCCTGGCACATGATGTACGAGAGGTAGGCACCGGAGGAGCCGACGAGCGCTCCGGTGACGATCAGCAGGTCGTTGCTGAGCAGGAAGCCCGACGCGGCAGCAGCCCAGCCGGAGTAGCTGTTGAGCATCGACACGACCACGGGCATGTCGCCACCGCCGATCGAGGCGACCAGGTGCCAGCCGAGCGCGAGCGCCACGATCGTGACGAGGATCAAGAGGACGAGGTGCGGTGAGGCGACGAACCAGGCCGTCAGGATCACGAACAGCACCAGCGCGCCGATATTGATCGCGTTCTTGCCCGGCAGCATCAGCGGGGCCGAGCGCATCCTGGCCGACAGCTTGAGGTTGGCGACGATCGAGCCCGTGAACGTCACGGCGCCGATGAAGATGCCGATGAAGATCTCGGCGTGATGGATGTCGGCCAGCGAGCTGGATAGGTGGTTGGGGGCGAGGTAGCCGTTCCAGCCGACCAGCACCGCGGCCAGGCCCACGAAGGAGTGCAGCAGGGCGATCAGCTCGGGCATCTGGGTCATGGCGACAATGCGCGCGCACCACAGGCCGATGGCGGCACCGATGACGACGGCGACCAGCAGCAGCGCGATCGCGAGACCGTCGGCGACGTCAGCGACCAGTACGAACGTCGCGAGCAGCGCGATCGCCATGCCGGTGATGCCGTACCAGACGCCGTTGCGCGAGGTCTCGTGCTTGGACAGGCCGGCGAGGGACAGGATGAACAGCAGCGACGCGACGATGTACGCCGCGGTGGCAGCACTCTGTGCAGTCATGGCGGCGTCAGTCCTTCGAGAACATGCTGAGCATGCGACGGGTCACGGCGAAGCCGCCGAAGACGTTGATGGAGGCCAGCAGGATCGCGACGAACGACAGCACGCGGATCAGCCCGGCGTTGTCGGTCCCGTCGCTGACCGAGATCTGCAGCATCGCGCCGACCACGATGATGCCGCTGATCGCGTTGGTCACGGACATCAGCGGGGTGTGCAGCGCGTGGTGCACCTTGCCGATGACGTAGTAGCCGATGACGACCGCGAGCGTGAGCACGGTGAAGTGCTCGGGGAGCGGCGCCGGCGCGAAGGCGTTCACCAGGAACAGTGCCAGGATGCCGGTGCCGATCAGCCCCCACTTCACGGCGGGGTTCGGTGGTCGCTTCTCCGTAGGTGCGGCAGGCGTGGCCGACGGGGCTGCCGCTACGGGTGTCGCCGAGACGGCGACCGGCGGTGGCGGCCAGGTCTTCTTGCCGTCGCGGACGACCGTGACGTTGCGCTGGACGACGTCCTCGAAGTCGAGGACGAGCTGTCCGTCCTTGCCTGGCGTGAGCAGCTTGAGCAGGTTGACCAGGTTCGTGCCGTACAGCTGCGACGCCTGGGTGGGAAGGCGGCCGGCAAGGTCGGTGTAGCCGAGGATCGTCACGCCGTTGTCGGTCACGACCTTCTGGCCCGCGACCGACCCTGCGACGTTGCCGCCCTGGGCAGCGGCCATGTCGACGATGACGCTGCCGGGCTTCATGCTCGCCACGTCGTCCTCGGTGATCAGGCGCGGGGCGGACCGCCCCGGGATCAGCGCCGTCGTGATGACGATGTCGACGTCGGCGGCCTGCTCGGAGTAGATCTCCGCGGCGCGCCGGTCGTACGCCTCGCTGGTGGCCTTGGCATAGCCGTCGGTCGAGACCTCCTGCTCCGCGTCGACCTCGAGGTATTCGCCGCCGATCGACCTGACCTGGTCGGCGACCTCGGGGCGCGGATCGGTGGCCCGGACGATCGCGCCGAGGCTGCTCGCGGCGCCGATCGCCGCCAGCCCGGCGACCCCGGCGCCCGCGACGAGCACCTTGGCCGGAGGCACCTTGCCCGCAGCGGTGACCTGTCCGGTGAAGAACCGGCCGAACTCGTGCGCCGCCTCGACCACGGCGCGGTAGCCCGCGATGTTGGCCATCGATGACAGGACGTCCATCGACTGCGCACGGGAGATGCGCGGCACCGCATCCATCGCGAGCACCGTGAGGCTGCGCTGGGTCAGCTCTTCGACGAGCGTCTCGTTCAGCGCCGGCGAGATCAGGCTGATGAGCGTGGCGTCGTCGGAGAGGAGGCCGATCTCGTCCGACGACGGCGCGTTGATCTTGAGCACGAGGTTGGCCTCCCAGGCCTCGTCGCGCGGCACGATCGAGGCACCGGCCTTGCCGTACGCCTCGTCGGAAAAGCTGGACGCTATGCCTGCACCGGACTCGACCACGACGTCGTACCCCAGCTTGATCAGCTGGATGACGGTCGCCGGGGTGCCGGCGACGCGTGTCTCACCCGGCGAGGTCTCCTTGACCACGCCGATCTTCATTCGGCAGACGTTAGCCTCAGGGACTGTCGGCCGACCAGTGGGTGAGATTTGAGTCTCACATGGTGGAGCGTGTCGACCGTGACGAGGTATGTGACCTGCGCAGACGCCGCACCGGTTCACTTTGCGTGGGGGCCAACGCAGCGTCCGTTCCCCACCTGAATGCTTCGGTGGGGCCAGGGATCTTCGTGGGGGCCAACGCAGAATGCCATCGCGGAAGTGAGGGGGCGGGGCGTTCACCCGAAGAGGCGGCGCGACTGCGTCAGCTGGGCGAGCACTCGTGCGGCGACCCCCCGGTCGAGCGTGTAGACGTCGCCCCAGATCAGGCGCGACATGCCGTACCGCTGTCCGCACATCCGCTCTTCGCGGCGCTTCTCGGAGACGACGACCTCGGACGCGTCGTCTCCTTCCTTGTACGGCCGGTAGTACTTGCGGAGGCCGTCGAACTCGCCGAGGTGGCGCCACTCGGGCCACGCATAGTCCGACCGGCCGAGGAAGTTGCCGTTCTCGTCGTACACGTCGTACTGCAGCACGGGCTTCGGCAGGTCGAACACGTGGAACATCCACCGACCGAGCGACTCGCCGGCCGACTCTGCCTTGCCGTCGGCGAACGCGAGCGCGGCCGACGCGCGGGGGCTCCCCTGCCAGCCGCGGTGACGTTCTTCGGCACGCTCGAGCTGATCGCGATCGACGAGGCCGTGGTGCAGGGCGGCGTCCATTGCCACGACGCCGCTACGGACCTGCGCGAGCGAGGCCGACTCCCACAGCGCGCGCGGGAGAGTGGTGACCTGACGCCCGTCGACCTCGTCGATCTCGCTGTCGGTCAAGGACCCCGCGTGGAATCGGACACCGGCGACCGTACGTCCGTTGCGCTGGTCGAGCCGCGTCACGTGCACGAGCGACAGGTCGACGGCGACCAGCGGCATGCGTCGTACGGCGAGCGCCGAGTGGTGGCTCAGCACGGCACCGGGACCGAGCTTGTCCGCGACCGCCTGGCAGCGGACCGCGTACTGCTCCGTCGCGTGAAGCTCGCCGTACGTCGCGGGCAGCGCCCAGGCGCCGTACCGGACCTTCGCGATCGCCCTGCGCCCGCGTGCCGACGCGAGCGCGCCCGGGCCGTACCCGTTGTCACGCGCGTCAGCGGTCGTGAAGTAGCCGCCGCGGCGTCCGGCGATGGCCGCGATCACCGGATCGTGCTCGATCTCCATCGCGCCAGGGTGGCGGGGACGGCGCCCGGCCCGCATCCGCATCGCGCTCTGCCTGTGGACAACGCGCCCATTCCCCCATGGCCCCACCGCAGAATGCGCGCCCCACCGGAACATTCAGGTGGGCCACACACTTTCCGTTGGCCCCAACGGAAAATGCGAGCGGCGGAGGCGTCAGACGACGCCGTACAGGCGGTCGCCGGCGTCACCGAGGCCCGGCACGATGTAGCCGAGCTCGTTGAGGCGCTCGTCGACCGCTGCGACCACCAGCGAGACCGGCACCTCGATGTCGGCGAGGTCGGCCTCGATGCGCGCGATGCCCTCGGGGGCCGCGAGGAGGCAGACCGCCGTGATGGCCGAGCAGCCACGCCGTACGAGGAACTTGATCGCCGCCGCCAGCGTCCCGCCGGTCGCCAGCATCGGGTCGAGCACGTACGCCTGACGGCCGGTCAGATCGTCCGGGAGGCGCTCGGCGTACGTCGCGGGCTCGAGCGTCTCCTCGTTGCGGATCATGCCGAGGAAGCCGACCTCCGCTGTCGGCAGGAGGTGCTGCATGCCCTCGAGCATGCCGAGGCCGGCCCGCAGGATCGGGACGATTAGCGGCTTCGGCGGCGCGAGCCGCACGCCCTTGGCCGGCGCGACCGGGGTCTGGACCGTGACGTCCTCAACGCGCACGTCGCGCGTCGCCTCGTACGTCAGCAGCGTCACGAGCTCGTCGGTGAGCCGCCGAAAGGTCGGGGAGTCGGTCTCGGCGTCCCGCAGGGTCGTGAGCTTGTGCGCGACCAGCGGGTGGTCGACGACGTGGATGTCCATGACCGAAACCCTACCGACCGTCGAACTGCCGGTGACTCCCCAACACCGGAGCAGGTTCCTCTGCCATCCTCGGGAGTACGTGTCTGTGCAGGTCGTCGGAGGTGAGGTCGTGGCGGAGGACCAGGTGGACGTCGCGGTGGTCGCCTATCGCGAGGAGGGCGTGTGGCAGGCGACGCGGCTGACCGCCGAGGCGTCGGAGGAGGTCGACGACCTCGTACGCGCGCTGCGGCCGTTCCCGTCGGAGTGCGGGGTGATCGGCATGGTCGCCGTCGACGAGGACTTCTTCGTGCTCGCGCGGGTGACCGGCCCGCGCACCCAGCTCATGCTGTCCGACGTCACGGCCGTCGACGAGTGGCCGCTGGCCAGCTCCGTCGCCGATGCCCTCGACCTGCCCGACCCGGACGACGACGACGAGCCGCAGCCGGCCGGCGACATGGAGATCCTGAGCGACCTGGGGGTCACGGCGATCGACCTCGCGGTCATGCTCGACGACCCTGACGCCTACCCCGACGAGGTGCTGGGCGACATCGCCGAGCGGCTGGGGTTCGGCGACGTCTACGAAGCGCTCGTCGACTGACGTGCAGTCCCCGCTCGCGTACGACGATGCGCTCATGGAGCGTGCCCTCGCGCTCGCCTCCCGGGCGACGCAGACCGGCGACGTCCCCGTCGGCGCGCTCGTCGTCGACGCCGAGGGCGCCGTCCTCGGCGAGGGCTGGAACGCCCGCGAGCGCGACGGCGACCCCACCGCCCACGCGGAGGTCGTCGCGCTGCGCGCTGCGGCAGCCACGCGCGGGGAGTGGCGGCTCGACGGCTGCACCCTCGTGGTGACGCTGGAGCCGTGCACGATGTGCGCCGGCGCGCTCGTCCTCGCGCGGGTCTCGCGTCTCGTCTTCGGGGCGTACGACGAGAAGGCGGGCGCGGTCGGGTCGCTCTGGGACGTCGTACGGGACCGGCGGCTGAATCACCGCCCGGAGGTGCGCGGAGGGGTGCGTGCCGAGGAGGCGTCGGCCCAACTGCTGGCGTTCTTCGCTGAGCACCGCTGAAGCGCGGACCCTCTTGGGAGGGCGCCGAGCAGGTCCGGTAATCTCTTCTGCGGTGGCGTGTCCGAGCGGCCGAAGGTGCAACACTCGAAATGTTGTGTAGGGAAACCTACCGTGGGTTCAAATCCCACCGCCACCGCCGTACGAGCCCCGCCCGGGAAGCCGGGCGGGGTTCGCTGCTTTCTCGCCCTTCAGCCCAGTGCGGCGACGAGCTCCGGCCTGACGGCGCCGGCGTCGTCCACGACAGTCACGGCGAGCGCGAGTGCGTCGGTGTCCGGCGGGTACGCACGGTTCGGCACGGCCACGACCGCCATCCCTGCGGCGTACGCGGAGCGCAGCCCGCTGGAGGAGTCCTCGACGGCGACGCACGCGGCGGGCGCGACGCCCAGCCGCCGCGCGGCCTCGAGATAGACGTCCGGTGCCGGCTTGCCGCGCGGCACCTCCTCGCTGGAGACCACGGCGTCGAAGCGCGTCGCGATCTCGGCGAGCTCTAGCACAATCACGATCAGCTCGCGGTTGGCGGACGAGGCGACCGCGAGCCGGTACGAGGCGGCGAGCGCTGTCACCGCGTCGACGGCGCCCGGCAGGAGCGGCAGCGCGTCGCGATAGCCGGCGGCCATCACGTCGACGACGGCTCGGCCGATCGTGTCCGGCGGGTCGGGAACGCCGAGCTCGTCGTGGAGGTAGCGCTCCCACTCTGGCGCGCTCATGCCTTGCATCGCGCGGGTGGCGTGGTCCGGGAACGGCCGTCCCGCGGCGGCGACCACGTCGCGGCGCGCGGCGTCCCAGCGCTCCTCGGAGTCGACGAGCACTCCGTCCATGTCAAACACCACGGCCTCGATCATGCTCCGGAGACTACGGGCGTACAGGCTGGTGAGCCCGTGTCACCCCTCCGCGCGCCCCTCGCGCCAGTAGCCCATGAACGCCACCGAGCGACGGTCCACGCCGCGCTCGGACACGAGGAAGCGCCTCAGCGTCTTGATGACCGACGCCTCGCCCGCGAGCCAGGCGTAGAGGTCTCCGGTCGGCGGGAGCGGCACGCCCGCGTCGTCGAGCGGGACCTCCCACAGCAAGCCCTCGTCGATGTCGACGTCCTCGAGGGCCGTGGCGCCGTCCGCGGTTCGTGCGCCGCCGAGGAGCTGGTCGGCGACCGTACGGACGGCGGGGACGAGGCTCTCGCCGTGTGGTGCGCCCTCGCGGGCGATCCACGTCAGCGACATTCCTGCGGGCCGTGAGAGGTCGGTGAAGTCCTCTGCGTGCGGCACCTCGACGAGGACATGACCGACCGTGGTCTCGGGGAGGTCCTCCAGGATGCGGCCGATCGCGGGGAGCGCGGTCTCGTCGCCGACGAGAAGCAGAGGTCGGCCGCTGCCGGGCACGGCGAACTCGATCGCGCCGTGGGGACCCGGGTGGAGCGCGTTGGGGCCCATGAGCACAGCGGGAGTGCCAGGTCGGCAGGTCGCGGCGAAGCGCCCTGCTGGGCCGGTGGTGCCGTGAAGCACGACGTCGACGTCGACCTCGCGCTGCGCCGGGCGGACATAGCGGATCGTGTACGTGCGCAGCGGGTTGCGGTGCTCGTCAGGCAGGCGGCGCCAGATGTCATACCAGTCCGAGCCGTACGGCACGTAGGCGTAGCCGCCGGTCTCGTCAGGGAGCATGAGCTTGATGCGCTGATCGAACCCGTTGTCGGCCATCTGGTCGAGGTCGTCGCCGCGGAAGGTGACGCGGACGAACGAGCGCGAGAGCGTGACCGTGCGCGCGACCTCGACGTCGAAGAACCGCCATGCAGCAACGGCGGTCTCGGTGGTGGTGGTCAAGGAGCCTCCTCGGCAACAGGTCCAGAGGTAAGGCTAACCAAAGAAATGCTCCCGGTCCAGGCTCGACGAGCGGACCTCCCGATCTGCCACTAGCGTTCGGGCACGGAACCTGCGACGAAGGAGCCACCCAATGCCGACTCCACGCCTGCTCATCACCGTCCCCGCCCTCGCGATCGTCCTGAGCGCGGGCCTCCTCGCCTCAGCCGGCGGTCCCGCCGCCGGTGACGAAGCAACCACCTCGAGTGAGACGGCGGCCGTGACCTCCGTCCAGCGCGCGGTGGCCCAACGGCTGACCGCCGTTCTCACCCCTCAGGGCGAGAAGCCCGCCGACGGCGTGCCCGTCGGCCTCGACGTGGGGATCATCGGAGTCCTCGGGAGCGCCGCCGACGGCTACGACGTCGTCGTCACCCGCGAGACCGACCCGGCGGCGCTGGTCGCGCGGCTCACGGCCGGTCTTCCCGCAGGGGCTCGCAACAGCCTCAGGATCACCACCTCCGAGCGGAGCGCGGACGAGCTGCGGACCGCCTGGCGCCAGGTCAGCGCGCAGGCGTGGGCAGGCGACGCGTCCCAGCGCAGCAGCTACAGCATGGATCTCGACCCCGAGCTCGGTGCCGTGGTCGTCGATGTGGAGGGTACGGCCCCCGCAGCGGGACGTCTCGACGTCCAGCGCGCTCCGGTCGAAGGGGTGGAGCCGGGCGCGGTCGTCGTCCGCTACACGGGGGAGAGCGCGCTGGCGTCGCGTACGGCCGACACGTCACCGCACTGGGGTGGCGCGAAGATCACGGCCGGGAGCACCAGCTGCACGTCCGGCTTCACGGTCAAGAGCAAGACCTCGAGCACGCGCTACTCGGTGACCGCCGGGCACTGCGGCCCGAACGGCACCTCGTGGTACTCGGGGGCGTACTACTTCGGGCAGACCGCCGGGCGCTCCGGCTACCCCAACTACGACCAGGCCCGACTGGCCGGGTCCTCCTACACCAACTCGATCTACACCGACGGCCTGGACAACTTCAACGTCCGTACGGTCACCGGTGCGAACGACGGTGACGTCGGCGACTCGGTGTGCGTCTCCGGCGTGGTGACGAAGTCGGTCTGCGGGATCGAGA
This genomic window contains:
- a CDS encoding siderophore-interacting protein, giving the protein MTTTTETAVAAWRFFDVEVARTVTLSRSFVRVTFRGDDLDQMADNGFDQRIKLMLPDETGGYAYVPYGSDWYDIWRRLPDEHRNPLRTYTIRYVRPAQREVDVDVVLHGTTGPAGRFAATCRPGTPAVLMGPNALHPGPHGAIEFAVPGSGRPLLLVGDETALPAIGRILEDLPETTVGHVLVEVPHAEDFTDLSRPAGMSLTWIAREGAPHGESLVPAVRTVADQLLGGARTADGATALEDVDIDEGLLWEVPLDDAGVPLPPTGDLYAWLAGEASVIKTLRRFLVSERGVDRRSVAFMGYWREGRAEG
- a CDS encoding HAD family phosphatase — translated: MIEAVVFDMDGVLVDSEERWDAARRDVVAAAGRPFPDHATRAMQGMSAPEWERYLHDELGVPDPPDTIGRAVVDVMAAGYRDALPLLPGAVDAVTALAASYRLAVASSANRELIVIVLELAEIATRFDAVVSSEEVPRGKPAPDVYLEAARRLGVAPAACVAVEDSSSGLRSAYAAGMAVVAVPNRAYPPDTDALALAVTVVDDAGAVRPELVAALG